Proteins co-encoded in one bacterium genomic window:
- a CDS encoding DUF1573 domain-containing protein, which yields MGYLRRSAVLMVAAVLLAAGGAAWAVWAYTARPAIALDPTTLDFGPLSAPMVKTRTVIVRNSGRAPLRIAAISSSCGCTTGKMDATVVFPGGATQLHVTFDTVAHGSQTGPARHAVYLRTNDPRNPEVEIEVRALILKGGAP from the coding sequence ATGGGGTATTTGCGGCGCAGCGCAGTCTTGATGGTGGCGGCCGTGCTGCTCGCAGCCGGCGGCGCCGCCTGGGCGGTCTGGGCCTACACGGCGCGGCCTGCGATAGCACTGGACCCAACCACCCTGGACTTCGGCCCCCTGTCCGCACCGATGGTGAAGACAAGAACGGTCATTGTGCGCAATAGCGGACGCGCACCGCTGCGCATCGCTGCCATCAGCTCCTCCTGCGGGTGTACGACCGGGAAGATGGACGCGACCGTGGTCTTCCCAGGCGGAGCCACGCAGTTGCACGTGACCTTTGACACGGTTGCCCACGGATCGCAGACCGGCCCTGCCCGCCACGCCGTGTACCTACGCACCAACGACCCGCGCAACCCTGAGGTGGAGATCGAGGTGCGCGCCTTAATCCTGAAGGGAGGCGCGCCGTGA
- a CDS encoding cytochrome c biogenesis protein CcdA translates to MSRVLPLVLLVLLATAILVPATAAPAAPEAGTAPAVAIYFNGSCHDCVPYLNHELVPLLQSLGAGEIVRRDYILERRYRKELVERSEALGIPPQLQGHMTIFIGDRIVLQGHVPSGIIRDLFSQEMAGKYARIVVLQDKMAGHGEAPKDYTAWAPGGQIKIYRLDEPIRTYLATLAPAGAGGLPAPTVQTPPAARSGIGFALMVLGAGLLDGINPCAFAVLLLFVAFLFTLQRGRADLLAFGFTYVGAIYLTYFGIGIGLLTVFQLGAPHLMAKLGAGLMIVLGLVNIKDFFWYGIGPSLTLPKIGGAARDRWMRRATLPATAVVGFLVGICEFPCTGGIYVGILGLLSTQTSFWNGLAYLAIYNVMFVLPLVALLLVIGNRRVVGQFSRWMATNKKQLRLGQGLVMIAIGAIILLWFV, encoded by the coding sequence GTGAGCCGCGTCCTGCCGCTTGTCCTGCTGGTGCTCCTCGCGACCGCCATCCTGGTTCCTGCGACCGCGGCACCCGCCGCGCCCGAAGCAGGCACCGCACCCGCGGTAGCCATCTACTTCAACGGCTCCTGCCACGATTGCGTCCCGTATCTCAACCACGAGCTGGTTCCGCTGCTGCAAAGCCTGGGCGCCGGCGAGATCGTCCGGCGCGACTACATCCTCGAGCGCCGCTACCGAAAGGAACTGGTCGAGCGCAGCGAGGCGTTGGGAATCCCCCCGCAGCTTCAGGGACACATGACCATCTTCATCGGCGACCGGATCGTGCTGCAGGGCCACGTCCCTTCGGGAATCATCCGTGATCTGTTCTCGCAGGAGATGGCGGGGAAGTATGCGCGCATAGTGGTGCTGCAGGACAAGATGGCCGGGCACGGCGAGGCACCGAAGGACTACACGGCCTGGGCGCCCGGTGGGCAGATCAAGATCTATCGACTGGACGAGCCGATCAGAACCTATCTTGCAACCCTGGCACCTGCCGGCGCGGGTGGCCTTCCTGCACCGACCGTCCAGACGCCCCCGGCGGCGCGCAGCGGCATCGGGTTCGCGCTAATGGTGCTGGGCGCGGGGCTGCTTGACGGCATCAACCCCTGCGCGTTCGCGGTCCTGCTGTTGTTCGTGGCCTTCCTGTTTACGCTGCAGCGCGGCCGGGCCGACCTGCTGGCCTTTGGCTTCACGTACGTCGGCGCGATCTACCTCACCTACTTCGGAATCGGCATCGGGCTTCTCACGGTCTTCCAGTTGGGAGCGCCGCACCTGATGGCGAAGCTCGGCGCCGGCCTGATGATCGTCCTCGGCTTGGTCAACATCAAGGATTTCTTCTGGTACGGCATTGGGCCGAGCCTGACCCTGCCCAAGATCGGTGGCGCCGCGCGCGACCGCTGGATGCGCCGCGCCACCCTGCCGGCGACCGCGGTGGTCGGCTTCCTGGTTGGCATCTGCGAGTTCCCGTGCACCGGCGGCATCTACGTGGGCATCCTCGGACTGCTCTCCACCCAGACTTCCTTCTGGAACGGCCTCGCCTACCTTGCCATCTACAACGTGATGTTCGTGCTGCCCCTGGTGGCGCTGCTGCTGGTAATCGGCAACCGGCGAGTGGTCGGGCAGTTCTCGCGCTGGATGGCCACGAACAAGAAGCAACTGCGCCTGGGCCAGGGCCTGGTGATGATCGCCATCGGCGCGATCATCCTGCTCTGGTTTGTGTAG
- a CDS encoding MFS transporter: MPGLPPTKTMAFLQEFRGFTRNARLLLTTAFFVGLSMAVGGLFLNFYLQSLGLSQQFIGLANALPSFVLVAVGLPAGRLIDRHGPRWGLLVGTAAAAAAALGFALTGAPAALLAFAVIQGVGAAFGFISTAPFQMANSTERERVALFSAQAALITGTAFLGNLVGSRLPAVFGGLVGMPPDTLLPLRLTMLVVAALWALAALPIALTGPSVLTGSSAPGLPGDLPAGPQPDGTGKAPRRRLVSNPGMVGRLLLPAFLISLGAGQTMPFLNIYVSGRFGVDFRSLGVFFAIGAFGTTLATLAQPRLAARVGKVESVLIVQAASIPFLLILGFVPVFWLVAVSFVVRTALMNMGNPVYQAFAQEQISPGERATYSSMSTIAWSLGWALGSAFSGWWRGLVGFEAGFNTVFGLMTALYVTAIALMYVFFVRGAHFLPISRQGYPGSKATGV, from the coding sequence ATGCCCGGCCTCCCCCCAACCAAGACGATGGCCTTCCTGCAGGAATTCCGCGGCTTCACCCGCAACGCGCGACTGTTGCTCACGACCGCCTTCTTCGTCGGGTTGAGCATGGCCGTGGGCGGGCTGTTCCTGAACTTCTACCTGCAGAGTCTGGGTCTCTCGCAGCAATTCATCGGGCTTGCCAACGCGCTACCTTCTTTTGTCCTGGTTGCGGTCGGACTGCCGGCCGGTCGGCTCATAGACCGGCACGGGCCGAGATGGGGACTGCTGGTTGGCACCGCAGCCGCAGCCGCCGCAGCGTTGGGGTTCGCGCTGACCGGCGCTCCCGCGGCACTTCTTGCCTTCGCCGTGATTCAGGGAGTGGGCGCGGCCTTCGGGTTTATAAGCACAGCGCCGTTTCAGATGGCCAACAGCACCGAGCGCGAGCGCGTTGCCCTGTTCAGCGCGCAGGCCGCGCTGATAACCGGCACCGCCTTTCTGGGCAACCTGGTTGGCAGCCGTCTGCCGGCAGTATTCGGTGGATTGGTCGGCATGCCGCCCGACACGCTGCTCCCACTGCGGTTGACGATGCTGGTCGTCGCCGCGCTTTGGGCGCTTGCGGCGCTGCCGATCGCGCTCACCGGCCCGAGCGTACTCACCGGCTCGAGCGCACCAGGCCTGCCAGGAGACCTGCCTGCCGGGCCGCAACCGGACGGCACGGGGAAGGCACCCCGCAGGCGCCTGGTGTCCAATCCCGGGATGGTGGGCCGGCTGCTCCTGCCCGCGTTCCTGATAAGTCTTGGGGCCGGGCAGACGATGCCGTTTCTCAACATCTACGTTTCAGGCAGGTTCGGCGTGGACTTCCGTTCGCTGGGGGTCTTCTTCGCCATCGGTGCGTTTGGGACGACGCTGGCCACCCTGGCGCAACCGCGTCTGGCTGCCCGGGTGGGCAAGGTGGAATCGGTGCTGATCGTGCAGGCGGCCTCGATCCCGTTTCTGCTGATCCTGGGCTTTGTACCTGTGTTCTGGCTCGTCGCCGTCTCGTTCGTGGTGCGCACCGCGCTGATGAACATGGGCAACCCGGTCTACCAGGCCTTCGCGCAGGAGCAGATATCGCCCGGCGAGCGCGCAACCTACAGCAGCATGTCCACCATCGCCTGGAGCCTTGGCTGGGCCCTTGGCTCGGCCTTCAGCGGGTGGTGGCGCGGACTGGTTGGATTCGAGGCGGGGTTCAACACGGTGTTCGGGTTGATGACAGCCCTCTACGTCACGGCGATTGCGTTGATGTACGTGTTCTTCGTGAGAGGAGCGCACTTCCTCCCGATCTCGCGCCAGGGATATCCCGGCAGCAAAGCGACCGGAGTGTAG
- a CDS encoding M48 family metallopeptidase, whose protein sequence is MRTRLSTTWPGSYYDGRTANRRPVTITVMATGLRLVTEEGTFLWWPYEQLHLAQGALPGEQTRIERGSAPSETLVVSDETFLSAIREGAPAAGRHLLPAFRRRHWAGVVLLAGAGVIVAGLAVYLWGIPALADLAAGQMPPAWEERLGQAALESLAPPEHRCADTERDAALSEIVARLAAAGPGSAYTFRITVLDQPAVNAFAAPGGHLIVHLGLLAATQTPAELAGVLAHEMQHVLHRHGTKALFREVSMRVLLSLVVGDAGGLSQALETAGTLGQLRYRRQDEETADRDGMNLIQAARIDPHGMISFLRRLSREESGAPRSLAYLSTHPLTAERIKQLERMVAGAHYTPVALLPGYPWREIGRKCAPLTKNTYINAIAVT, encoded by the coding sequence ATGAGGACGCGCCTGAGCACGACGTGGCCGGGCTCCTACTACGATGGCAGGACCGCTAACCGCAGGCCGGTCACCATCACGGTTATGGCCACGGGCCTGCGCCTTGTCACCGAGGAGGGCACGTTCCTCTGGTGGCCGTATGAACAACTCCATCTGGCACAGGGCGCGCTGCCCGGGGAGCAGACCAGGATCGAACGGGGATCGGCGCCCTCCGAAACGCTCGTGGTCTCCGATGAAACATTCCTCTCCGCGATCCGCGAAGGAGCACCGGCGGCAGGTCGGCACCTCCTCCCTGCGTTCAGACGGCGGCACTGGGCCGGCGTGGTCCTGCTGGCCGGAGCCGGGGTCATCGTCGCCGGGTTAGCCGTCTACTTGTGGGGCATTCCTGCGCTGGCCGACCTGGCCGCCGGGCAAATGCCACCGGCCTGGGAGGAACGGCTGGGCCAGGCAGCGCTGGAGTCCCTGGCGCCTCCTGAGCACCGGTGCGCAGATACGGAGCGCGACGCCGCCCTCAGCGAGATCGTGGCCAGGCTGGCCGCGGCAGGTCCTGGGAGCGCCTACACCTTCCGGATCACCGTGCTGGACCAGCCCGCGGTCAACGCCTTCGCGGCGCCCGGAGGACACCTGATCGTCCACCTGGGGCTGTTGGCGGCGACGCAGACACCCGCGGAGCTGGCCGGGGTGCTGGCCCACGAGATGCAGCACGTCCTGCACCGCCACGGCACGAAGGCGCTGTTTCGGGAGGTCTCGATGAGGGTGCTGCTGAGTCTGGTGGTGGGCGACGCCGGTGGGCTGAGCCAGGCCCTGGAAACAGCCGGAACACTGGGCCAACTGCGCTACCGGCGCCAAGACGAGGAGACCGCGGACCGCGACGGCATGAACCTGATCCAGGCGGCGCGCATTGATCCCCATGGGATGATCAGCTTTCTGCGCCGGCTCAGCAGGGAGGAATCCGGCGCGCCCCGCAGCCTGGCCTACCTGTCAACGCACCCGCTGACCGCCGAGCGAATCAAGCAGTTGGAACGAATGGTCGCAGGGGCCCACTACACTCCGGTCGCTTTGCTGCCGGGATATCCCTGGCGCGAGATCGGGAGGAAGTGCGCTCCTCTCACGAAGAACACGTACATCAACGCAATCGCCGTGACGTAG
- a CDS encoding DUF1573 domain-containing protein: MSKSTNKAHGSAGWERNTGSRKKVHGIGLVMFAAAAVLVLTGLFLAARWQYLPGTSGRVPLLRVSPGTYELGQVSQAKGIVTVELAAANGGEADLTINEMETSCGCTRAALIVNGKEGPWFGMRGHGEWPVGWSARLRPGERAVLRVKYDPDAHGIFRGPIDRIVVIHSNDPRQPQARVRLSGTQVP, from the coding sequence ATGAGCAAGAGCACAAACAAGGCTCACGGATCGGCGGGCTGGGAGCGGAACACGGGGAGCCGGAAGAAGGTGCACGGAATCGGCCTGGTGATGTTTGCGGCCGCGGCGGTCCTTGTGCTGACCGGTCTCTTCCTGGCAGCGCGCTGGCAGTACCTGCCCGGCACGTCCGGCCGGGTCCCACTGCTGCGCGTTTCTCCGGGCACCTACGAGCTCGGCCAGGTCAGCCAGGCCAAGGGCATCGTAACCGTGGAGCTGGCGGCGGCGAACGGCGGCGAAGCGGATCTGACAATCAACGAGATGGAGACCTCGTGCGGTTGCACCAGGGCGGCCCTGATCGTGAACGGCAAGGAGGGCCCGTGGTTCGGGATGCGGGGACACGGCGAGTGGCCGGTAGGGTGGTCGGCACGCCTGCGGCCGGGAGAGCGGGCGGTCCTCCGCGTGAAGTACGATCCGGACGCGCACGGCATCTTCCGAGGCCCGATTGACCGGATCGTGGTCATCCACTCAAACGACCCGCGACAACCCCAGGCCCGGGTCCGCCTGTCCGGCACGCAGGTGCCGTAG